In Candidatus Nitronauta litoralis, one DNA window encodes the following:
- the gpmA gene encoding 2,3-diphosphoglycerate-dependent phosphoglycerate mutase yields the protein MYKLVLMRHGQSVWNLENRFTGWKDVDLTEQGIGEAQAGAKLLKEGGYGFDIAYTSVLKRAIRTLWITLDEMDLMWIPVIRCWKLNERHYGALQGLNKAETAEKHGADQVKIWRRSYDIPPPPLEEDDERHPNNDPRYAELKPEQRPCTESLKETVARMVPYWLETIAPDIKAGKRVLICAHGNSLRALIQHLDNISEADITELNVPTGIPLVYELDKNLKPIKHYYLGDPEAVAKAAEAVAKQAQSKTG from the coding sequence ATGTACAAACTGGTGTTGATGCGGCATGGTCAGAGTGTCTGGAATCTGGAAAACCGGTTCACCGGCTGGAAGGATGTGGATTTAACAGAACAGGGAATCGGGGAAGCACAGGCCGGAGCCAAACTGCTTAAAGAGGGTGGTTATGGTTTCGATATCGCTTATACCTCCGTCCTCAAACGTGCGATACGTACTCTGTGGATTACCCTGGATGAAATGGACCTGATGTGGATTCCGGTAATCCGGTGCTGGAAACTGAACGAACGCCATTACGGAGCTTTGCAGGGACTCAATAAAGCAGAAACTGCAGAAAAGCATGGAGCCGATCAGGTCAAGATCTGGCGGCGCAGTTACGACATCCCGCCACCTCCATTGGAGGAAGACGACGAACGCCATCCGAATAACGACCCGCGTTATGCCGAACTCAAGCCTGAGCAACGGCCCTGCACGGAGTCACTGAAAGAAACCGTGGCGCGGATGGTTCCTTACTGGTTGGAAACGATTGCGCCGGACATCAAAGCGGGCAAGCGGGTCCTCATATGTGCACACGGTAACAGTCTGCGGGCGTTGATCCAGCATCTGGATAACATCAGCGAGGCCGACATTACCGAACTCAACGTCCCGACCGGTATTCCACTGGTTTATGAACTGGATAAGAATTTAAAACCGATCAAACATTATTACCTGGGAGACCCCGAAGCTGTAGCGAAAGCCGCCGAAGCGGTCGCCAAACAGGCCCAGTCGAAAACCGGTTAA
- a CDS encoding HDOD domain-containing protein produces MEYSQPEDFLAGRDQVFSLPAVFYQLQSAMADPDKSFSDFGEIISHDPGLSARLLKVVNSSFFALTSKVDTVSHALTIIGLDQMVNLTMATAVIYQFRGIPNTLFNMESFWRHSIATGMAARTIGMVRDDGNVERLYLAGVLHDLGRLIIYMKEPGLARETLTESKETQSNLSQIEERKMGFDHAAVGGALLRHWEIPERLVNAVAYHHDPESAPKFNEEAAIIHTADYIVHDMSLAQTEEFSIPRLQKNTWDRIGVDPKKLAPKITQMSEQFDEAVRMFL; encoded by the coding sequence TTGGAGTATAGCCAGCCTGAAGATTTTCTGGCCGGCAGGGACCAGGTATTCAGCCTGCCTGCTGTTTTTTACCAGTTGCAATCGGCAATGGCAGACCCCGATAAATCCTTTTCTGATTTCGGCGAGATCATCAGTCATGACCCGGGACTTTCCGCACGTTTACTGAAAGTGGTAAACAGTTCGTTTTTCGCCCTCACCTCAAAAGTCGATACCGTCAGTCACGCTCTCACTATCATTGGCCTGGACCAGATGGTCAACCTGACGATGGCAACGGCGGTGATCTACCAGTTCCGTGGTATTCCCAATACCTTGTTTAATATGGAATCGTTTTGGCGGCACAGCATTGCCACGGGCATGGCAGCGCGGACGATTGGCATGGTACGCGATGATGGAAATGTAGAACGGCTTTATCTTGCTGGCGTTCTTCACGATTTGGGCCGATTGATAATCTATATGAAAGAACCCGGATTGGCACGTGAGACATTGACGGAAAGCAAGGAGACCCAGAGCAACCTGAGCCAGATTGAAGAAAGGAAAATGGGTTTTGACCATGCGGCGGTTGGGGGTGCTTTGCTTCGTCATTGGGAAATTCCCGAGCGTCTGGTCAACGCTGTGGCCTATCACCACGATCCGGAAAGCGCGCCAAAATTTAACGAAGAAGCTGCTATTATTCATACAGCGGACTACATTGTCCACGATATGAGCCTGGCCCAAACCGAAGAATTCAGTATCCCCCGCTTGCAAAAAAATACCTGGGACCGAATCGGGGTGGACCCTAAGAAACTCGCTCCAAAAATAACCCAAATGTCGGAACAGTTTGACGAAGCTGTTAGAATGTTCCTCTGA
- a CDS encoding TlyA family RNA methyltransferase — MILAGLVRSGPDVVDKPGRMLDPDELLLVLEDPNPYVGRGGLKLQHALETFGIDPTGFAGIDIGASTGGFTDCLLQNGAEKMVAVDVGYNQLDYRLRQDERVKVLERKNARELKPEEVGGRTFDIAVIDVSFISLKLILPQVFPLIKDNGHVVALVKPQFEVGKNEVEKKGVIRDPAKHYSAVVKIAACVEEARWGLSDVTLSPIEGQKGNREFFLHCQAEAHGKLWEPGTLWSKVSPEKEIENLE; from the coding sequence TTGATTCTCGCCGGACTCGTGCGCTCGGGGCCGGATGTGGTCGATAAACCGGGACGTATGCTCGACCCGGATGAGTTGTTGCTGGTGTTGGAAGACCCGAACCCCTATGTCGGTCGTGGTGGATTAAAACTGCAGCACGCACTGGAAACGTTTGGAATAGACCCAACCGGGTTTGCCGGAATCGATATTGGTGCTTCCACCGGTGGCTTCACGGATTGCCTTTTGCAAAACGGCGCTGAAAAAATGGTGGCCGTCGATGTGGGATACAATCAGCTCGATTACCGGCTGCGACAGGATGAACGGGTTAAGGTGCTGGAACGGAAGAATGCCCGTGAGCTTAAGCCGGAAGAGGTGGGTGGGCGTACCTTCGATATCGCAGTGATCGATGTTTCGTTTATTTCGCTGAAATTGATTCTGCCGCAGGTTTTCCCCTTAATTAAAGACAACGGGCATGTGGTGGCCCTGGTCAAGCCGCAATTCGAAGTCGGGAAAAATGAAGTCGAAAAAAAAGGAGTGATCCGCGATCCGGCCAAACACTATTCGGCAGTGGTGAAAATTGCGGCCTGTGTTGAAGAGGCGCGGTGGGGTTTAAGCGATGTGACCCTGTCACCTATTGAAGGGCAAAAAGGCAATCGGGAGTTTTTCCTGCACTGCCAGGCCGAAGCGCACGGGAAACTCTGGGAACCAGGTACGCTGTGGTCAAAAGTTTCCCCCGAAAAAGAAATAGAAAACCTGGAGTGA
- the xseA gene encoding exodeoxyribonuclease VII large subunit, with the protein MNDPYGGTNLFSHPEEPDDEIEEELEETPSVYTVSELTAAISGVLEMNFDSIWLEGEISGHKVAQSKHAYFTLKDDRCQIRCVMFRGSRSGLKFEPEDGDQILLSGRVAVYQARGEYQIIVDSMEPRGLGALQKAFDQLKKKLEEEGLFAAQHKKPLPQFPWKVGVITSPTGAVIRDILNVIKRRNPKVSVLLNPVKVQGEGSAIEIAKAIKEMNLRQDLDLLIVGRGGGSIEDLWAFNEEVVARAIFQSRIPVISAVGHEVDVTIADFVADLRAPTPSAAAEIAVPVLDEMLDLLRGLTENMIGQIEWQFQDRRERLLSLIDRRFFREPARILENPAQRLDDMSARLTRSLETWSLVQREGLNSRVKRLLSASPERKLIQQRARLENQEQLLGHLMMSRVRLERNRLDLSRLPRSLDSWSRVQRETLRSLVKRLLSASPERKLAQARSRFDSQNHLLAHLMTGGLKTERNRFDAIARQLDSLSPLQVLGRGYSLTSKRETGKVVFRKDQVKPGDRLRIRLSDGELDATVEDG; encoded by the coding sequence ATGAACGACCCCTACGGCGGAACAAATCTGTTCTCGCATCCAGAAGAGCCGGATGATGAGATTGAAGAGGAACTGGAAGAAACACCCTCCGTTTACACTGTCTCCGAACTGACTGCCGCTATCAGCGGTGTGCTCGAAATGAATTTTGACTCCATCTGGCTGGAAGGAGAAATTTCCGGGCACAAAGTAGCGCAGTCCAAACATGCCTATTTCACTCTCAAGGATGACCGCTGTCAGATCCGCTGCGTCATGTTTCGCGGTTCCCGTTCGGGTCTCAAGTTTGAACCGGAAGATGGAGATCAGATTCTTTTGTCCGGACGTGTTGCCGTTTACCAGGCGCGCGGTGAATACCAGATCATCGTCGACAGCATGGAGCCACGCGGCCTCGGTGCTCTTCAAAAAGCGTTCGACCAGCTCAAAAAGAAACTGGAAGAAGAAGGGTTGTTTGCCGCCCAGCATAAAAAACCCCTGCCCCAGTTTCCCTGGAAGGTCGGGGTGATCACATCGCCCACGGGCGCGGTGATCCGCGATATCCTGAACGTTATCAAACGACGCAACCCGAAGGTCTCGGTTCTGCTAAATCCTGTCAAGGTGCAGGGCGAAGGCTCTGCCATTGAAATAGCGAAAGCGATTAAAGAGATGAACCTGCGACAGGATCTTGATTTACTCATTGTCGGACGCGGCGGTGGTTCGATTGAAGATCTATGGGCTTTCAATGAAGAGGTGGTGGCGCGGGCTATTTTTCAGTCCAGGATTCCCGTGATTTCGGCGGTGGGTCATGAGGTGGATGTGACTATTGCCGACTTTGTGGCGGACTTGCGCGCCCCTACACCATCAGCGGCGGCCGAAATCGCTGTGCCTGTGCTCGATGAAATGCTCGATTTGTTGCGCGGGCTCACTGAAAACATGATAGGCCAGATTGAGTGGCAGTTTCAGGATCGACGCGAACGACTGTTGTCGCTCATCGACCGGCGGTTTTTCCGCGAACCCGCGCGCATTCTGGAAAACCCCGCGCAACGCTTGGACGATATGTCTGCACGATTAACGCGCAGTCTTGAAACATGGTCCCTGGTTCAACGCGAAGGGTTGAATTCCAGGGTCAAGCGACTGCTCTCTGCTTCTCCTGAAAGAAAATTGATCCAGCAGCGGGCTCGTCTCGAAAACCAGGAACAATTGCTTGGTCACCTGATGATGAGCCGTGTGCGGCTTGAACGCAATCGACTCGACCTGTCGCGATTGCCGAGAAGTCTGGATTCCTGGTCACGGGTTCAACGGGAGACCTTACGGTCATTGGTAAAACGGTTGCTGTCTGCTTCGCCGGAGAGAAAACTGGCCCAGGCACGCTCGCGATTTGACAGCCAGAACCATCTGCTGGCTCACCTGATGACAGGTGGATTGAAAACAGAGCGTAATCGTTTCGATGCGATCGCCCGGCAGCTTGATTCGCTGAGTCCCTTGCAGGTGCTGGGGAGGGGTTACAGCCTCACCAGCAAGAGGGAAACGGGCAAAGTGGTATTCCGAAAGGACCAGGTTAAACCGGGGGATCGGTTGCGGATTCGCCTTTCGGATGGAGAACTGGACGCGACTGTTGAGGATGGGTAG
- a CDS encoding GAF domain-containing protein codes for MKQLKRFPNIQTLRNLSSMFKSTHRGKDKFFQVLLELAVQTVGARNAAILMVDEKSGALSFYLASGDKSIELKEVDIPPGQGIAGAVVESGEPVVSNDVSTDKRWFSLASEKTNTDVRAIVCQPIFLDDKVIGAVELLDKEDGTKFDDDDVETLGHFANILSMAFGVIRGKDQLKNHFDKLQEEYRQRYTIVGESGVLRQCIYQAQRVSNSKASVLISGESGTGKELFAHLIHDRSPRQSKPFISISCGALPASILERELFGHEKGAFTGADSRKIGLFEAADGGTLFLDEIGEMPLDMQVKLLRVLQEESFLRLGGTQPIQVDVRLISATNRDLDKMVQEGTFRQDLFYRINVINLSLPPLRERPEDIPDLVHYFIRKHNPPGQPKPKLAKGLLSHLKGYSWPGNIRHLENAVERAIVFQDSGELTVDSFPFESSDSQIEINVGASLKEASDAFRKSFITNTLKSTAGNRTKAAKILDVQRSYLSRLIKELEID; via the coding sequence ATGAAACAGTTAAAACGCTTTCCAAATATTCAAACTCTGCGCAACTTGTCGTCCATGTTCAAATCCACGCACCGTGGAAAGGACAAGTTTTTTCAGGTTTTGCTTGAGCTTGCAGTCCAGACCGTTGGCGCTCGTAATGCGGCTATCCTTATGGTGGATGAAAAATCGGGTGCATTGAGTTTTTATCTGGCATCTGGTGACAAAAGTATTGAACTGAAAGAGGTCGACATTCCACCTGGTCAGGGAATTGCCGGGGCGGTTGTGGAAAGTGGAGAGCCGGTGGTGTCGAACGATGTGAGCACCGACAAACGCTGGTTTTCCCTGGCCAGTGAAAAAACCAATACCGATGTGAGGGCAATTGTTTGCCAGCCCATTTTTCTGGATGACAAGGTTATTGGAGCGGTTGAGTTACTGGATAAAGAGGACGGTACTAAATTTGATGATGATGATGTTGAGACGCTTGGTCATTTTGCCAATATCTTGTCGATGGCGTTTGGTGTCATTCGTGGCAAGGATCAACTCAAAAATCATTTTGACAAATTGCAGGAGGAATACCGGCAGCGCTATACCATTGTCGGAGAGAGCGGAGTACTCAGGCAGTGTATTTACCAGGCGCAACGGGTGTCCAATTCAAAGGCATCGGTGCTGATTTCAGGTGAGAGCGGGACGGGTAAGGAATTATTTGCGCACTTGATCCACGATCGCAGTCCACGACAATCCAAACCATTTATTTCAATCAGCTGTGGCGCACTTCCTGCTTCAATTCTCGAACGTGAGTTGTTTGGTCATGAGAAAGGCGCCTTCACCGGTGCCGATTCACGGAAGATCGGCCTGTTTGAGGCGGCCGATGGTGGCACTTTGTTTCTGGATGAAATAGGGGAAATGCCCCTCGACATGCAGGTGAAATTGCTTCGGGTTCTGCAGGAAGAATCGTTTCTGCGTCTCGGCGGTACACAACCGATTCAGGTGGATGTGCGTCTTATTTCGGCCACGAACAGGGACCTCGACAAGATGGTGCAGGAGGGTACATTCCGTCAGGACCTTTTTTACCGTATCAACGTGATCAATCTGTCCCTTCCTCCTTTGCGCGAGCGCCCGGAGGATATTCCTGATCTGGTGCATTATTTTATTCGGAAGCACAATCCGCCGGGTCAACCCAAGCCCAAACTCGCGAAGGGGTTGCTTTCGCATTTGAAAGGGTATTCCTGGCCCGGCAACATCCGCCATCTTGAAAATGCAGTTGAGCGCGCCATAGTGTTTCAGGATTCAGGGGAGTTGACGGTTGATTCGTTTCCATTTGAATCATCGGATTCCCAGATCGAAATCAATGTTGGAGCTTCCCTTAAGGAAGCGAGTGATGCGTTTCGCAAATCTTTTATAACCAACACGCTGAAATCCACTGCCGGCAACCGGACCAAGGCCGCAAAGATCCTGGATGTCCAGCGGTCCTATTTATCCCGCCTCATCAAGGAACTCGAGATAGATTGA
- the folD gene encoding bifunctional methylenetetrahydrofolate dehydrogenase/methenyltetrahydrofolate cyclohydrolase FolD: MTLIDGKVVSQTVKDRVAAEVAALKAETGKVPGLAVVQVGEDPASTVYVRNKNKTCEKMGFNNFSLHLDENISQAELLGKIKDLNTHPEVNGILVQLPLPDGIDSQKVLEALHPAKDVDGFHPVNVGYLATGGAKLVPCTPAGIIEMLDHYKIDIEGKHAVVLGRSNIVGKPMAHLLLGRNATVSICHSRTKDLPAMARSADILVAAIGRPKFVTADMVKDGAVVIDVGINRVDGKLVGDVDFDAVSKKTSYITPVPGGVGPMTIAMLMSNTLEAFKMVSEK, encoded by the coding sequence ATGACACTCATTGATGGAAAAGTAGTATCGCAAACAGTTAAGGACAGGGTAGCGGCCGAGGTGGCAGCGCTCAAAGCTGAAACCGGCAAGGTTCCTGGTCTGGCTGTTGTCCAGGTAGGAGAAGATCCTGCTTCTACCGTATATGTCCGTAATAAAAACAAAACCTGCGAGAAAATGGGTTTTAATAATTTTTCGCTTCATCTTGATGAAAACATCAGCCAGGCAGAATTGCTCGGAAAAATAAAAGATCTCAATACTCATCCGGAAGTAAACGGCATTCTGGTTCAATTGCCTCTCCCCGATGGTATCGACTCCCAAAAAGTTTTAGAAGCGCTTCATCCGGCGAAAGACGTTGATGGGTTTCATCCAGTAAATGTTGGCTATCTCGCCACAGGAGGGGCCAAGCTGGTGCCATGTACTCCGGCAGGCATCATCGAGATGCTCGACCACTATAAAATCGATATTGAAGGTAAGCATGCCGTTGTTCTTGGACGGAGCAATATAGTGGGTAAACCTATGGCGCATCTTTTACTCGGACGAAACGCTACTGTCAGCATTTGCCATTCGCGGACCAAAGACCTTCCGGCCATGGCACGTTCCGCTGATATTCTGGTTGCGGCAATTGGCAGACCCAAATTTGTTACTGCCGATATGGTGAAAGACGGCGCGGTGGTCATTGATGTCGGTATCAACCGGGTTGATGGCAAGCTGGTAGGGGATGTCGACTTCGATGCAGTCTCGAAAAAAACTTCCTATATCACCCCGGTGCCTGGTGGTGTCGGCCCCATGACCATTGCCATGCTCATGAGCAATACACTTGAAGCTTTCAAAATGGTTTCCGAAAAATAA
- a CDS encoding coiled coil domain-containing protein: MSQKEAYQEKLKAQLDEWSADLDKLKAKAEKAEAGLKIEYQNEIEQLRAKKENVEQKLSELKNASEDAWEDIKAGIETSWDSLGQAIKSAVSRFK, encoded by the coding sequence ATGAGTCAGAAAGAAGCTTATCAGGAAAAGTTAAAAGCCCAATTGGACGAGTGGTCCGCTGATTTAGATAAACTGAAAGCCAAAGCAGAAAAGGCGGAAGCCGGATTAAAAATTGAATATCAGAATGAGATTGAACAGCTTCGAGCAAAAAAAGAAAACGTGGAACAAAAGTTGAGTGAACTCAAAAATGCCAGTGAAGATGCCTGGGAAGACATCAAGGCAGGCATTGAAACCTCCTGGGATTCTCTAGGCCAGGCCATCAAATCAGCAGTCTCCCGATTTAAATAA
- a CDS encoding HD domain-containing protein, translated as MSDTIEHYFKPINHTFLDKTWVEGFTIYYKSWEGKKVSYLTFAEYTPRDYTRLQKIMKEGDRQEFYIHENDLIRYYRQCVMVRLREKIEKENPNSLELVRRTYPVIRRILSDYLDFKISSRMFRALDELPDILCPVFKNNSIPFPALAGITFKDGKIETHCTNIGMYSLYFGKILDFNEKELREIFLGGLFSDIGKKDFPEHLESKKELSNEDWSVIRKHPSSGRKTLNDMKCYSENILRMVAEHHENFDGSGYPFGLTNEKISLNGRIARILDVFNSMTCERPYRKPAKVVETLTEIKDHMEGHFDPRLLTALFKSFTHS; from the coding sequence ATGTCAGATACAATTGAACATTATTTCAAGCCTATCAACCACACGTTTCTGGATAAAACATGGGTCGAGGGTTTCACTATCTATTACAAATCCTGGGAGGGGAAAAAAGTAAGTTATCTCACCTTCGCTGAATACACACCGCGGGATTACACACGCCTGCAAAAAATTATGAAGGAAGGCGACCGCCAGGAATTTTATATACATGAAAACGATCTGATCCGTTATTACAGACAGTGCGTCATGGTCCGCCTTCGAGAAAAAATTGAAAAAGAAAATCCAAATTCACTGGAGCTGGTGCGCCGCACCTACCCGGTCATTCGCAGAATCCTGAGTGACTATCTGGACTTTAAAATTTCTTCCAGAATGTTCCGCGCTTTGGATGAATTACCGGATATTCTGTGCCCCGTGTTTAAGAATAACTCCATCCCTTTTCCTGCGTTGGCCGGGATCACCTTTAAAGACGGCAAGATCGAAACCCATTGCACGAATATCGGGATGTACAGTCTATATTTCGGAAAGATACTCGATTTTAATGAAAAGGAGTTGAGAGAAATTTTCCTGGGTGGATTGTTTTCCGACATCGGGAAAAAAGATTTTCCAGAGCACCTCGAATCGAAAAAAGAATTGAGCAATGAAGACTGGTCGGTGATCCGCAAACACCCGTCCAGCGGCCGCAAAACTCTGAACGATATGAAATGTTATTCGGAAAATATTTTGCGCATGGTAGCCGAACACCACGAGAACTTTGATGGCTCCGGTTATCCCTTCGGCCTGACCAATGAGAAGATCTCTCTCAACGGTCGCATTGCCAGAATTCTGGATGTGTTCAATTCAATGACCTGCGAAAGGCCTTACCGCAAACCCGCCAAGGTGGTGGAAACTCTCACCGAAATCAAAGACCATATGGAAGGACACTTCGACCCCCGCCTCCTCACCGCACTCTTCAAATCCTTCACCCACTCTTAA
- a CDS encoding tetratricopeptide repeat protein, with amino-acid sequence MNARALFIALSFALLLVSSAFAAASSEQKARQLVEKGTTLLDKGEYKRALDEFNRAISADPYNVGARVHMSDAYVALNSQKDAISVLKEALSIEPKNPAAHLKLGKLLHLLSRYSDAVREFNQASQLLPRSSEAWYGLGESLVQMGNIESGLEALLKAEALEPGRPGLQEALGKAYGKSGEHEKAANALKRAVTSTPDSPQAHYNLSVAYVMLKQYEEAVHHAQQAVSLNPEYDLAFNNLGLAHRQLDHKGAAVEAFSKAVRLNPKNLLARYNLGNLLLDQKQLVKAAQEFQAIVELEPELPEAHYKLGLTFLKGKNPELAARSFEKALELNPSLSDAKKGLLSARDMSRGNAPDTQIAKNDGPAAPGKTKVPQEPERAKKIEPATPAKSEGASRKTEIVRSETPPRAKPFVAKRKPAKTQSAKDLLSKGKQLESEGKLEEARKTYAAAAKNDPGNAEAHMNLGVLLEMLGRPEKALTAFEMVVKLSPRAAGAWYNLGRTQASLGHASDAVQSFSKAVEINPDYAEAHLGLGLMYDQIEDGKKAISHTKGAHRLFQATNRKDLARMAQKSLNDLQIKYENE; translated from the coding sequence ATGAACGCCCGAGCTCTCTTCATCGCGTTGAGCTTTGCCTTGCTCCTGGTTTCCAGCGCATTCGCTGCCGCATCATCTGAACAAAAAGCCCGGCAATTGGTCGAAAAGGGTACAACGCTTCTCGACAAAGGTGAATACAAACGGGCACTGGACGAATTTAACCGGGCCATCAGTGCCGATCCTTACAATGTTGGTGCCCGTGTCCACATGAGCGATGCATATGTTGCGCTCAACTCCCAGAAGGATGCCATCAGTGTTTTAAAGGAAGCGCTCAGCATAGAACCGAAAAACCCGGCAGCCCACCTCAAGCTTGGCAAGTTACTCCACCTGCTCAGCCGTTACAGTGACGCTGTCAGGGAATTCAATCAGGCATCGCAACTGCTTCCTCGTTCCTCGGAAGCCTGGTACGGGCTTGGGGAAAGCCTCGTCCAAATGGGCAATATCGAATCCGGTCTCGAAGCCCTGTTAAAAGCCGAAGCCCTCGAGCCCGGAAGGCCCGGATTGCAGGAAGCACTCGGAAAGGCCTATGGAAAATCCGGTGAGCATGAAAAGGCAGCCAACGCACTCAAACGCGCGGTGACATCGACACCTGACTCACCTCAGGCCCACTACAACCTGAGTGTCGCCTACGTGATGCTTAAACAGTATGAAGAAGCCGTTCACCACGCGCAACAGGCAGTTTCTCTCAACCCTGAGTACGATCTCGCCTTCAACAACCTCGGCCTGGCTCATCGCCAACTGGATCATAAGGGCGCCGCTGTGGAAGCTTTTTCAAAAGCGGTACGACTCAACCCTAAAAACCTGCTGGCCCGTTATAACCTCGGCAACCTGTTACTGGACCAGAAACAGCTGGTGAAAGCTGCACAAGAGTTTCAGGCCATCGTTGAATTGGAACCGGAGCTTCCCGAAGCGCACTACAAACTCGGCCTTACTTTTCTGAAAGGGAAAAATCCGGAACTCGCCGCGCGGTCTTTTGAAAAAGCACTGGAGCTGAATCCTTCACTTTCAGATGCCAAAAAAGGACTACTCTCCGCTCGTGATATGTCGCGAGGGAATGCACCCGATACTCAAATAGCAAAAAATGATGGACCCGCTGCTCCAGGAAAAACCAAAGTCCCACAGGAACCTGAAAGGGCAAAAAAGATCGAGCCCGCTACCCCAGCCAAATCAGAAGGCGCTTCCAGGAAAACGGAGATTGTAAGATCCGAAACACCCCCTAGAGCAAAACCTTTTGTCGCAAAAAGGAAGCCCGCAAAAACACAATCTGCGAAAGACCTGTTGTCAAAAGGGAAACAGCTTGAATCTGAGGGAAAGCTTGAAGAAGCGAGGAAAACCTATGCGGCAGCGGCGAAAAACGATCCCGGAAATGCGGAAGCGCATATGAACCTGGGTGTCCTGCTTGAAATGCTGGGCCGCCCCGAAAAAGCATTGACCGCTTTTGAGATGGTTGTGAAACTGTCACCCCGTGCTGCAGGAGCCTGGTACAACCTGGGTCGAACACAGGCCTCCTTAGGTCATGCCAGCGATGCAGTGCAAAGTTTTTCAAAAGCTGTTGAGATCAACCCGGACTACGCCGAGGCGCATCTTGGACTCGGGTTGATGTACGATCAGATTGAGGACGGGAAAAAAGCCATCTCACATACCAAAGGTGCTCACCGCCTGTTTCAGGCCACAAACCGGAAAGATCTCGCCAGGATGGCCCAAAAAAGCCTCAACGACCTGCAAATTAAATATGAAAATGAATGA
- a CDS encoding exodeoxyribonuclease VII small subunit: MAEKKDIKFEKAMERLEKIVQELEKGELDIDKSLQIFEEGIQMSRVCSEKLKEAEQKIEKLTKNGKGDLAAELFPSGGTDGQGE; this comes from the coding sequence ATGGCGGAAAAAAAAGACATCAAGTTTGAAAAAGCGATGGAACGGCTCGAAAAAATCGTGCAGGAGCTGGAAAAAGGCGAGCTGGACATCGACAAGTCCCTTCAGATTTTTGAAGAAGGCATCCAGATGTCGCGGGTGTGTTCTGAAAAACTGAAAGAGGCGGAACAGAAAATCGAGAAGCTCACCAAAAATGGCAAGGGTGATCTTGCTGCGGAACTGTTTCCTTCCGGAGGAACCGATGGGCAAGGCGAGTAA